In Helianthus annuus cultivar XRQ/B chromosome 9, HanXRQr2.0-SUNRISE, whole genome shotgun sequence, the following are encoded in one genomic region:
- the LOC110877186 gene encoding TMV resistance protein N isoform X3, with product MASTSSVPKSFKYDVFLSFRGEDTRKTFVDHLYVALVNKGIITYKDDETIDKGERIKEQLMRSIQDSRFYIIVFSKNYASSSWCLDELVEIIKCQKTAEHTAYPIFYDVEPTEVRHQSGAFGEAFEQVTRKRKRTLEDEKENDVGRWKNALKEAAYLAGMELKNTFNGHEAKFIQQIVQDVSLKLHLINLSIDRKLVGMETRVRDVISSLELDLDDVRMIGIKGIGGGGKTTLARAIFDHISIWFEGKSFVEDVREVSKGSLYGLKDLQKQILSSVLNDQTIVVAGVSDGKSMMKRMMPNRKVLVVLDDVDDIDQLEALAGEPTWFKPGSRIIITTRDEQVLVAQRVNVIHDVTLLSDEEAICLFSRYAFGREIPDQGYEELLGKVIHYAAGLPLTIKVLGSHLCGRTEHEWVDTIERLKTIPLEKTLKRLELSYNGLENDEKEIFLDVVCILKGEMKDDSIRILESCGFKAHIGLRVLEQKSLITISDYDGLRFHDHIEEMGWNIVRGLHPLEPSKHSRLWIKEEIEDILVNELGTEVTRSIKLKYTSLHPTTIMRGLRKMRELRFLSVHVHEGDIVWAVDEVCQYLPDALQSLHWPEYPFRSLPQTFQANKLVNLEMVESNISELWEGGEKKVLNKIRFIDLSYSKLETFDLSMTPNLEKLNLEGCCDFFKLHIPVECPKLKFLDLTSSKLEDKISTSHLQVP from the exons ATGGCTTCTACTTCATCAGTTCCAAAAAGCTTCAAGTACGATGTCTTCTTGAGTTTCCGGGGTGAAGACACCCGCAAAACCTTTGTTGATCATCTCTATGTTGCTCTTGTGAATAAAGGCATTATTACTTACAAAGATGATGAAACAATCGACAAAGGTGAAAGGATCAAGGAGCAGCTAATGAGATCCATACAAGACTCGAGATTTTACATAATTGTATTCTCCAAGAACTATGCATCTTCATCGTGGTGCTTAGACGAGCTGGTGGAGATTATCAAGTGCCAGAAGACAGCCGAGCATACTGCTTACCCCATCTTCTATGATGTGGAACCCACCGAAGTGCGCCACCAAAGTGGGGCATTTGGGGAAGCCTTTGAACAGGTCACAAGGAAGAGGAAGAGGACGTTGGAAGAT GAAAAGGAAAATGATGTTGGAAGATGGAAAAATGCTCTAAAAGAAGCAGCCTACCTCGCTGGGATGGAGTTGAAGAACACtttcaatgg GCATGAAGCAAAATTTATCCAACAAATCGTTCAAGACGTTTCACTAAAGCTACATCTCATTAACTTGAGCATCGATAGGAAGTTGGTAGGCATGGAGACTCGGGTAAGGGACGTAATTTCATCTTTGGAACTTGATTTAGATGATGTTCGGATGATAGGGATCAAGGGGATAGGCGGTGGTGGGAAGACCACTTTGGCGAGAGCTATTTTTGATCATATATCCATCTGGTTTGAAGGTAAGAGCTTTGTTGAAGATGTCAGAGAAGTTTCAAAAGGCTCTTTGTATGGGTTGAAGGATTTGCAAAAACAGATCCTTTCATCTGTGTTAAATGATCAAACCATTGTTGTAGCTGGTGTTTCTGATGGAAAAAGTatgatgaaaaggatgatgcCTAATAGAAAGGTTCTTGTAGTTCTAGATGATGTGGATGATATAGACCAGCTTGAAGCATTAGCAGGCGAGCCTACCTGGTTTAAGCCGGGAAGTAGAATCATTATCACCACAAGAGATGAGCAAGTGTTAGTAGCACAACGAGTGAATGTTATTCATGATGTCACTCTTTTATCGGATGAGGAAGCAATTTGCCTCTTTAGTAGGTATGCATTTGGGAGGGAAATTCCAGATCAAGGGTATGAAGAGCTATTAGGAAAAGTTATACATTATGCTGCCGGTCTTCCCTTAAcaatcaaagttttgggttcacATCTTTGTGGTAGAACTGAGCATGAATGGGTGGACACCATAGAAAGACTAAAAACCATTCCCTTGGAGAAAACTTTGAAAAGATTGGAACTAAGCTATAATGGCCTGGAGAATGATGAGAAAGAaatattcttagatgttgtatgcATACTGAAAGGTGAAATGAAAGATGACTCAATAAGAATACTTGAAAGTTGTGGGTTTAAGGCTCATATTGGTTTAAGAGTTCTTGAGCAGAAATCTTTGATAACTATTTCTGATTATGACGGTTTGCGTTTCCATGACCATATAGAAGAAATGGGCTGGAATATTGTCCGTGGTTTGCACCCTCTTGAGCCTAGCAAGCATAGCCGATTATGGATTAAAGAGGAAATTGAAGATATATTGGTTAATGAATTG GGTACCGAAGTAACAAGAAGTATTAAACTAAAATACACAAGTCTCCATCCAACAACTATTATGAGAGGTCTTAGGAAAATGAGGGAACTTAGATTTCTTTCCGTGCATGTGCATGAAGGAGATATAGTATGGGCTGTTGATGAAGTTTGCCAATACTTACCTGATGCTTTACAATCTCTACATTGGCCCGAATACCCTTTTCGGTCTTTACCTCAAACGTTTCAAGCAAATAAGCTCGTTAACCTTGAAATGGTTGAGAGCAATATATCTGAACTTTGGGAAGGAGGAGAAAAAAAG GTTCTAAATAAGATAAGATTCATTGACCTCAGCTATTCAAAGTTAGAAACTTTTGACCTTAGTATGACTCCAAATCTCGAAAAGTTAAATCTGGAAGGATGTTGTGACTTTTTCAAACTACACATCCCCGTTGAATGTCCAAAGCTCAAATTCCTCGATCTCACTAGTTCTAAG TTGGAGGATAAAATCAGCACTTCACACTTGCAAGTCCCATAG
- the LOC110877186 gene encoding disease resistance protein RUN1 isoform X1: MASTSSVPKSFKYDVFLSFRGEDTRKTFVDHLYVALVNKGIITYKDDETIDKGERIKEQLMRSIQDSRFYIIVFSKNYASSSWCLDELVEIIKCQKTAEHTAYPIFYDVEPTEVRHQSGAFGEAFEQVTRKRKRTLEDEKENDVGRWKNALKEAAYLAGMELKNTFNGHEAKFIQQIVQDVSLKLHLINLSIDRKLVGMETRVRDVISSLELDLDDVRMIGIKGIGGGGKTTLARAIFDHISIWFEGKSFVEDVREVSKGSLYGLKDLQKQILSSVLNDQTIVVAGVSDGKSMMKRMMPNRKVLVVLDDVDDIDQLEALAGEPTWFKPGSRIIITTRDEQVLVAQRVNVIHDVTLLSDEEAICLFSRYAFGREIPDQGYEELLGKVIHYAAGLPLTIKVLGSHLCGRTEHEWVDTIERLKTIPLEKTLKRLELSYNGLENDEKEIFLDVVCILKGEMKDDSIRILESCGFKAHIGLRVLEQKSLITISDYDGLRFHDHIEEMGWNIVRGLHPLEPSKHSRLWIKEEIEDILVNELGTEVTRSIKLKYTSLHPTTIMRGLRKMRELRFLSVHVHEGDIVWAVDEVCQYLPDALQSLHWPEYPFRSLPQTFQANKLVNLEMVESNISELWEGGEKKVLNKIRFIDLSYSKLETFDLSMTPNLEKLNLEGCCDFFKLHIPVECPKLKFLDLTSSKVSNLNLRMIPHLVKLYLDGCNEFVELHLPIECPNLKSIGLCGSKVSNLNLRMTPHLEVLYINGCKELVELHLPVECSSLKFLYLRGSKVSKLNLGNTQHLDKLNCEGCYDFVELHMPVEFLNLKSIDLSGSKVSKLNLGMTPHLEELNLEGCNDFVELYMPVECPKLKFLNLKGSKVRNLNLMAPNLEKLNLEQCNEFVELHLHVECLKIKSLNLSGSKVCNLNLGITPNLESLSLKGCYDFVELHMPVECPELQFLYLGGSKVSNLNLEMTPRLKELDLEGCYYLQEIHAPMGCLKNLVYFNFNGCSRFKHFVVNKWNKVHDPYDVVRLNLIAESLDRCPLHPESNVPKFQFNCIYWEPLPSSIGNIEKLISFGLCACTNLESFSTSICGLQHLSELTLIGSIPEVPNDLYQLQSLEKLRLSMKEIKHLPDSICMLKRLKSLDLYDCRSLQDIPHSICKMESLSDLNLQFCLLVKKLPKEFGDLKRLNTLNIVGTGIRHLPYSIFRLKGLRITGSRGQLESCGFTNIFSRSGVCYVQL, translated from the exons ATGGCTTCTACTTCATCAGTTCCAAAAAGCTTCAAGTACGATGTCTTCTTGAGTTTCCGGGGTGAAGACACCCGCAAAACCTTTGTTGATCATCTCTATGTTGCTCTTGTGAATAAAGGCATTATTACTTACAAAGATGATGAAACAATCGACAAAGGTGAAAGGATCAAGGAGCAGCTAATGAGATCCATACAAGACTCGAGATTTTACATAATTGTATTCTCCAAGAACTATGCATCTTCATCGTGGTGCTTAGACGAGCTGGTGGAGATTATCAAGTGCCAGAAGACAGCCGAGCATACTGCTTACCCCATCTTCTATGATGTGGAACCCACCGAAGTGCGCCACCAAAGTGGGGCATTTGGGGAAGCCTTTGAACAGGTCACAAGGAAGAGGAAGAGGACGTTGGAAGAT GAAAAGGAAAATGATGTTGGAAGATGGAAAAATGCTCTAAAAGAAGCAGCCTACCTCGCTGGGATGGAGTTGAAGAACACtttcaatgg GCATGAAGCAAAATTTATCCAACAAATCGTTCAAGACGTTTCACTAAAGCTACATCTCATTAACTTGAGCATCGATAGGAAGTTGGTAGGCATGGAGACTCGGGTAAGGGACGTAATTTCATCTTTGGAACTTGATTTAGATGATGTTCGGATGATAGGGATCAAGGGGATAGGCGGTGGTGGGAAGACCACTTTGGCGAGAGCTATTTTTGATCATATATCCATCTGGTTTGAAGGTAAGAGCTTTGTTGAAGATGTCAGAGAAGTTTCAAAAGGCTCTTTGTATGGGTTGAAGGATTTGCAAAAACAGATCCTTTCATCTGTGTTAAATGATCAAACCATTGTTGTAGCTGGTGTTTCTGATGGAAAAAGTatgatgaaaaggatgatgcCTAATAGAAAGGTTCTTGTAGTTCTAGATGATGTGGATGATATAGACCAGCTTGAAGCATTAGCAGGCGAGCCTACCTGGTTTAAGCCGGGAAGTAGAATCATTATCACCACAAGAGATGAGCAAGTGTTAGTAGCACAACGAGTGAATGTTATTCATGATGTCACTCTTTTATCGGATGAGGAAGCAATTTGCCTCTTTAGTAGGTATGCATTTGGGAGGGAAATTCCAGATCAAGGGTATGAAGAGCTATTAGGAAAAGTTATACATTATGCTGCCGGTCTTCCCTTAAcaatcaaagttttgggttcacATCTTTGTGGTAGAACTGAGCATGAATGGGTGGACACCATAGAAAGACTAAAAACCATTCCCTTGGAGAAAACTTTGAAAAGATTGGAACTAAGCTATAATGGCCTGGAGAATGATGAGAAAGAaatattcttagatgttgtatgcATACTGAAAGGTGAAATGAAAGATGACTCAATAAGAATACTTGAAAGTTGTGGGTTTAAGGCTCATATTGGTTTAAGAGTTCTTGAGCAGAAATCTTTGATAACTATTTCTGATTATGACGGTTTGCGTTTCCATGACCATATAGAAGAAATGGGCTGGAATATTGTCCGTGGTTTGCACCCTCTTGAGCCTAGCAAGCATAGCCGATTATGGATTAAAGAGGAAATTGAAGATATATTGGTTAATGAATTG GGTACCGAAGTAACAAGAAGTATTAAACTAAAATACACAAGTCTCCATCCAACAACTATTATGAGAGGTCTTAGGAAAATGAGGGAACTTAGATTTCTTTCCGTGCATGTGCATGAAGGAGATATAGTATGGGCTGTTGATGAAGTTTGCCAATACTTACCTGATGCTTTACAATCTCTACATTGGCCCGAATACCCTTTTCGGTCTTTACCTCAAACGTTTCAAGCAAATAAGCTCGTTAACCTTGAAATGGTTGAGAGCAATATATCTGAACTTTGGGAAGGAGGAGAAAAAAAG GTTCTAAATAAGATAAGATTCATTGACCTCAGCTATTCAAAGTTAGAAACTTTTGACCTTAGTATGACTCCAAATCTCGAAAAGTTAAATCTGGAAGGATGTTGTGACTTTTTCAAACTACACATCCCCGTTGAATGTCCAAAGCTCAAATTCCTCGATCTCACTAGTTCTAAGGTGAGTAATCTTAACCTTAGGATGATTCCACATCTCGTGAAGTTATATCTTGATGGATGTAATGAATTTGtagaactccacttgcctattgAATGTCCAAACCTCAAATCCATAGGTCTTTGTGGTTCTAAGGTGAGTAACCTTAACCTTAGGATGACTCCACACCTTGAGGTATTATATATCAATGGATGTAAAGAATTAGTAGAACTCCATTTGCCCGTTGAGTGTTCGAGCCTCAAATTCCTCTACCTCAGAGGTTCTAAGGTGAGTAAGCTTAACCTTGGGAACACTCAACATCTCGATAAGTTGAATTGTGAAGGATGTTATGACTTTGTAGAACTCCACATGCCCGTTGAATTTTTGAATCTCAAATCCATAGATCTCAGTGGTTCAAAGGTGAGTAAACTTAACCTTGGGATGACTCCACATCTCGAGGAGTTAAATCTTGAAGGATGTAATGATTTTGTAGAACTCTACATGCCTGTTGAATGTCCAAAGCTCAAATTTCTCAACCTTAAAGGTTCTAAGGTGCGTAACCTTAACCTTATGGCTCCAAATCTCGAGAAGTTAAATCTTGAACAATGTAATGAATTTGTAGAACTCCACTTGCATGTTGAATGTCTAAAAATCAAATCCCTCAATCTTAGTGGTTCTAAGGTTTGTAACCTTAACCTCGGGATTACTCCAAATCTTGAAAGCTTAAGTCTCAAAGGATGTTATGACTTTGTAGAACTCCACATGCCCGTTGAATGTCCAGAGCTCCAATTCCTCTACCTTGGTGGTTCTAAGGTGAGTAACCTCAATCTCGAGATGACTCCACGTCTCAAGGAGTTAGATCTTGAAGGATGTTATTACCTTCAAGAAATTCACGCTCCCATGGGTTGTCTAAAAAATCTTGTCTACTTTAACTTCAACGGTTGCTCAAGGTTTAAACATTTTGTTGTTAACAAATGGAATAAAGTTCATGATCCTTATGATGTAGTTAGACTGAACCTAATTGCGGAGTCCCTAGATAGATGCCCACTGCATCCAGAAAGTAATGTGCCTAAGTTTCAGTTTAATTGTATATATTGGGAACCTCTACCCTCATCGATTGGAAATATTGAAAAGCTTATATCTTTTGGTCTATGTGCTTGCACAAACCTTGAGTCGTTTTCAACAAGCATTTGTGGTTTACAACATTTAAGTGAGCTCACTCTTATAGGCAGTATTCCGGAGGTGCCCAATGATCTGTACCAGTTACAAAGTCTAGAGAAGCTACGTTTGTCGATGAAAGAGATTAAGCATCTTCCGGATAGCATTTGTATGTTGAAACGTTTGAAATCACTCGACTTATATGATTGTAGATCCTTACAAGATATCCCACACAGTATCTGTAAGATGGAAAGTTTAAGTGATTTGAATCTCCAATTTTGTCTACTAGTTAAAAAATTGCCCAAGGAATTTGGTGATTTGAAACGCTTGAATACGTTAAACATAGTAGGTACGGGTATAAGACATCTTCCGTACAGCATTTTTCGATTGAAAGGTCTGCGTATAACAGGGTCTAGGGGGCAGCTTGAGTCCTGTGGTTTTACTAATATATTCTCAAGATCCGGAGTCTGCTATGTGCAGTTATGA
- the LOC110877186 gene encoding TMV resistance protein N isoform X2 — protein MASTSSVPKSFKYDVFLSFRGEDTRKTFVDHLYVALVNKGIITYKDDETIDKGERIKEQLMRSIQDSRFYIIVFSKNYASSSWCLDELVEIIKCQKTAEHTAYPIFYDVEPTEVRHQSGAFGEAFEQVTRKRKRTLEDEKENDVGRWKNALKEAAYLAGMELKNTFNGHEAKFIQQIVQDVSLKLHLINLSIDRKLVGMETRVRDVISSLELDLDDVRMIGIKGIGGGGKTTLARAIFDHISIWFEGKSFVEDVREVSKGSLYGLKDLQKQILSSVLNDQTIVVAGVSDGKSMMKRMMPNRKVLVVLDDVDDIDQLEALAGEPTWFKPGSRIIITTRDEQVLVAQRVNVIHDVTLLSDEEAICLFSRYAFGREIPDQGYEELLGKVIHYAAGLPLTIKVLGSHLCGRTEHEWVDTIERLKTIPLEKTLKRLELSYNGLENDEKEIFLDVVCILKGEMKDDSIRILESCGFKAHIGLRVLEQKSLITISDYDGLRFHDHIEEMGWNIVRGLHPLEPSKHSRLWIKEEIEDILVNELGTEVTRSIKLKYTSLHPTTIMRGLRKMRELRFLSVHVHEGDIVWAVDEVCQYLPDALQSLHWPEYPFRSLPQTFQANKLVNLEMVESNISELWEGGEKKVLNKIRFIDLSYSKLETFDLSMTPNLEKLNLEGCCDFFKLHIPVECPKLKFLDLTSSKAVFRRCPMICTSYKV, from the exons ATGGCTTCTACTTCATCAGTTCCAAAAAGCTTCAAGTACGATGTCTTCTTGAGTTTCCGGGGTGAAGACACCCGCAAAACCTTTGTTGATCATCTCTATGTTGCTCTTGTGAATAAAGGCATTATTACTTACAAAGATGATGAAACAATCGACAAAGGTGAAAGGATCAAGGAGCAGCTAATGAGATCCATACAAGACTCGAGATTTTACATAATTGTATTCTCCAAGAACTATGCATCTTCATCGTGGTGCTTAGACGAGCTGGTGGAGATTATCAAGTGCCAGAAGACAGCCGAGCATACTGCTTACCCCATCTTCTATGATGTGGAACCCACCGAAGTGCGCCACCAAAGTGGGGCATTTGGGGAAGCCTTTGAACAGGTCACAAGGAAGAGGAAGAGGACGTTGGAAGAT GAAAAGGAAAATGATGTTGGAAGATGGAAAAATGCTCTAAAAGAAGCAGCCTACCTCGCTGGGATGGAGTTGAAGAACACtttcaatgg GCATGAAGCAAAATTTATCCAACAAATCGTTCAAGACGTTTCACTAAAGCTACATCTCATTAACTTGAGCATCGATAGGAAGTTGGTAGGCATGGAGACTCGGGTAAGGGACGTAATTTCATCTTTGGAACTTGATTTAGATGATGTTCGGATGATAGGGATCAAGGGGATAGGCGGTGGTGGGAAGACCACTTTGGCGAGAGCTATTTTTGATCATATATCCATCTGGTTTGAAGGTAAGAGCTTTGTTGAAGATGTCAGAGAAGTTTCAAAAGGCTCTTTGTATGGGTTGAAGGATTTGCAAAAACAGATCCTTTCATCTGTGTTAAATGATCAAACCATTGTTGTAGCTGGTGTTTCTGATGGAAAAAGTatgatgaaaaggatgatgcCTAATAGAAAGGTTCTTGTAGTTCTAGATGATGTGGATGATATAGACCAGCTTGAAGCATTAGCAGGCGAGCCTACCTGGTTTAAGCCGGGAAGTAGAATCATTATCACCACAAGAGATGAGCAAGTGTTAGTAGCACAACGAGTGAATGTTATTCATGATGTCACTCTTTTATCGGATGAGGAAGCAATTTGCCTCTTTAGTAGGTATGCATTTGGGAGGGAAATTCCAGATCAAGGGTATGAAGAGCTATTAGGAAAAGTTATACATTATGCTGCCGGTCTTCCCTTAAcaatcaaagttttgggttcacATCTTTGTGGTAGAACTGAGCATGAATGGGTGGACACCATAGAAAGACTAAAAACCATTCCCTTGGAGAAAACTTTGAAAAGATTGGAACTAAGCTATAATGGCCTGGAGAATGATGAGAAAGAaatattcttagatgttgtatgcATACTGAAAGGTGAAATGAAAGATGACTCAATAAGAATACTTGAAAGTTGTGGGTTTAAGGCTCATATTGGTTTAAGAGTTCTTGAGCAGAAATCTTTGATAACTATTTCTGATTATGACGGTTTGCGTTTCCATGACCATATAGAAGAAATGGGCTGGAATATTGTCCGTGGTTTGCACCCTCTTGAGCCTAGCAAGCATAGCCGATTATGGATTAAAGAGGAAATTGAAGATATATTGGTTAATGAATTG GGTACCGAAGTAACAAGAAGTATTAAACTAAAATACACAAGTCTCCATCCAACAACTATTATGAGAGGTCTTAGGAAAATGAGGGAACTTAGATTTCTTTCCGTGCATGTGCATGAAGGAGATATAGTATGGGCTGTTGATGAAGTTTGCCAATACTTACCTGATGCTTTACAATCTCTACATTGGCCCGAATACCCTTTTCGGTCTTTACCTCAAACGTTTCAAGCAAATAAGCTCGTTAACCTTGAAATGGTTGAGAGCAATATATCTGAACTTTGGGAAGGAGGAGAAAAAAAG GTTCTAAATAAGATAAGATTCATTGACCTCAGCTATTCAAAGTTAGAAACTTTTGACCTTAGTATGACTCCAAATCTCGAAAAGTTAAATCTGGAAGGATGTTGTGACTTTTTCAAACTACACATCCCCGTTGAATGTCCAAAGCTCAAATTCCTCGATCTCACTAGTTCTAAG GCAGTATTCCGGAGGTGCCCAATGATCTGTACCAGTTACAAAGTCTAG